A part of Leptospira inadai serovar Lyme str. 10 genomic DNA contains:
- a CDS encoding patatin-like phospholipase family protein, which produces MIRFVPPEALQFLASIPLFKNLPRKLLVQIYKHIEERNVYNHDVIYYKGEISKELYLIRHGEVMVTLGEAGQTVRYLGEGDLFAENSVLTRSVHSGSATAVLDTLLYVLNGEYFLRLAAKEKILSQNLMRLMGIRMREAIEGVVKNPSVPRRLICHIPTEEVEDFKHHLDSIVETGRRSHEGNVSLFKIDIFKDKSLSEMIRMISQLRKKSPVLHIYFRVPSILPEFDKVVQQCDQIVFWEDNPERNVKQKTEIIDYWRPRIRNYDGRTSRIVVSDKAIHHEDKSANQRIFYKGETFARYLVSKTRGLALGGGGARALAHVGLLKVLEREGIRFDYVSGSSFGAVIAALYARGESADSVYKMVSKFFGGIDKPFDPTIPLISFFKGKKMLRMLKDAFGSQLIEDLKIPFVTSAVDLHSGQEYVMDQGPIWEALASAMSLPGMFPPVFKGDHLLIDGGVINNVPDNLIRKRGADVILSVNVSPLRDDAIVRLLEDRKVTGKSFFKNLWEDITYPPILKIMARAITLEGREITKLRKEKMDLFVNMHIEEFAFTDFGRYKEVIKKGELEAESATKEIRELFFPSERKK; this is translated from the coding sequence ATGATACGTTTCGTCCCTCCCGAAGCATTGCAATTTCTTGCCTCGATTCCCTTATTTAAAAATCTTCCGAGAAAGCTACTCGTTCAAATTTATAAGCATATCGAAGAACGGAATGTTTATAACCATGATGTGATTTATTATAAGGGAGAGATTTCAAAGGAACTGTATCTAATACGCCACGGCGAGGTGATGGTCACTTTAGGGGAAGCCGGACAAACCGTTCGATATTTAGGTGAAGGTGATCTTTTTGCGGAAAACAGCGTTCTGACTAGGTCGGTGCATTCGGGTTCGGCGACGGCCGTTTTGGATACTTTACTGTACGTATTGAACGGAGAATATTTTCTCCGTCTTGCCGCAAAGGAAAAGATCTTATCCCAAAATTTAATGCGCCTCATGGGAATCAGGATGCGCGAAGCGATCGAAGGAGTCGTCAAGAATCCTTCGGTGCCGCGACGATTGATTTGTCATATTCCGACCGAAGAGGTCGAGGACTTCAAGCACCACCTAGATTCGATCGTCGAAACGGGGAGACGATCCCACGAAGGAAATGTCTCTCTATTCAAGATCGATATATTCAAGGATAAATCGCTATCCGAAATGATTCGGATGATTTCCCAGCTCAGAAAAAAATCTCCCGTCCTTCATATTTATTTCCGCGTTCCAAGCATACTCCCCGAATTCGATAAGGTTGTGCAACAATGCGATCAGATCGTTTTTTGGGAGGATAATCCCGAAAGAAACGTTAAACAGAAAACCGAAATCATCGATTATTGGAGACCTCGAATACGTAATTATGACGGGCGTACGTCCAGGATCGTAGTTTCCGATAAAGCGATCCATCACGAAGACAAAAGCGCCAATCAGCGAATTTTCTACAAGGGCGAGACGTTTGCCAGATATCTTGTTTCCAAAACTAGAGGATTGGCCCTCGGCGGAGGCGGAGCCAGAGCCTTGGCCCACGTCGGGCTACTAAAAGTTTTAGAAAGGGAAGGGATCCGATTCGATTATGTGTCAGGTTCTTCCTTCGGCGCGGTGATCGCGGCATTGTACGCGAGGGGAGAAAGCGCCGATTCCGTTTACAAGATGGTTAGTAAATTCTTCGGTGGAATCGATAAGCCGTTTGATCCGACGATTCCGTTAATTTCTTTCTTTAAGGGAAAAAAAATGCTGCGAATGCTTAAGGACGCATTCGGTTCGCAATTGATCGAGGATCTAAAAATTCCATTCGTAACGTCGGCCGTGGACTTGCATAGTGGGCAGGAATACGTAATGGATCAGGGGCCTATCTGGGAAGCACTTGCATCCGCAATGAGTTTGCCGGGTATGTTCCCTCCCGTTTTTAAAGGGGATCACCTTTTAATCGACGGGGGAGTGATCAACAACGTGCCTGATAACCTGATTCGAAAGAGAGGAGCGGACGTCATTCTTTCGGTTAACGTTTCCCCGTTACGCGACGATGCGATCGTTCGACTTTTGGAAGATCGTAAAGTTACCGGGAAATCGTTCTTTAAGAACCTATGGGAAGATATCACGTACCCTCCGATCTTAAAGATTATGGCGAGAGCGATTACTCTGGAAGGACGCGAGATTACCAAGCTTCGAAAGGAGAAAATGGATCTTTTCGTGAATATGCATATCGAAGAATTCGCGTTTACCGATTTCGGAAGGTACAAGGAAGTGATAAAAAAAGGCGAATTGGAAGCCGAATCGGCTACCAAGGAAATCCGTGAATTGTTCTTTCCTTCCGAACGGAAAAAGTGA
- a CDS encoding LA_2168 family protein, with protein MRIRITILFASFIPCILAAESVSEKFNLRIYSFGFKAQGRLSSGDKTSKEVERVSGIALPFWMNVKGELRRDSWEANLQADVFSVSDNRLKILPGNDAYFALLAKGFRWGFGRRSDPNSLPGWFYWKDGVEGAFVETNDNGRFKVRFDVLDFYRGFPLAENNWLLAQGRDSFLPKSARSELGLNSIPVKDLTQTEFRYRAGIGFWAREESGVFYNIGIRYISLGNWGRFGKDVQEARSERLGGDKDYLTQVKTGIGFLSGPFFSLLEAFLVRGLDKTAYHPLRPEKSLPISGEAVRFDIGLQGFGWHFSAFGFLPNPDKRSKNGEILELGFVGMGTSPLPNPLLNQIWGWTPSAWITGAGLERDRSLFPTKRPAGVLGMQSSFRISHVKLGIRTSYIAFLPTEKESRGALSSSKEIFSNSFLREGGLSFGWIPPEYQTSILELEVGGFESDPSLGLREWYLLLKLGWVL; from the coding sequence ATGAGAATACGGATAACGATCCTTTTCGCTTCGTTCATTCCTTGTATTTTAGCTGCAGAATCCGTTTCCGAAAAATTCAATCTTAGAATTTACTCATTCGGTTTTAAAGCGCAGGGAAGACTTAGTTCCGGCGATAAAACTTCGAAAGAGGTGGAAAGAGTAAGCGGCATCGCGCTTCCCTTCTGGATGAATGTAAAGGGAGAACTTAGACGTGATTCCTGGGAGGCGAATCTACAAGCGGATGTTTTCTCGGTCTCCGATAATCGATTGAAGATTCTCCCGGGAAACGACGCATATTTTGCGTTACTCGCAAAAGGGTTTCGTTGGGGTTTCGGTAGAAGGTCCGACCCTAATTCTTTACCTGGATGGTTTTATTGGAAGGACGGGGTCGAGGGGGCCTTCGTTGAAACGAACGATAACGGACGTTTTAAAGTTCGATTCGACGTTCTGGATTTCTACCGCGGATTTCCATTGGCCGAGAATAATTGGCTGCTTGCCCAAGGACGGGATTCTTTTTTGCCAAAATCTGCGCGCAGCGAGCTCGGCTTAAATTCGATACCCGTAAAGGATCTTACGCAGACCGAGTTTAGATATAGGGCCGGTATCGGTTTTTGGGCCCGGGAAGAATCGGGAGTATTTTATAATATTGGAATACGATATATCTCTTTAGGAAATTGGGGAAGATTCGGGAAAGATGTTCAGGAGGCCAGATCGGAACGCTTGGGCGGGGATAAAGACTATCTTACACAGGTAAAGACCGGGATAGGATTTTTATCCGGTCCTTTCTTTAGCCTTTTAGAAGCGTTCCTCGTTCGCGGTTTGGACAAAACAGCGTATCATCCTCTTCGACCGGAGAAAAGTTTGCCGATTAGCGGAGAAGCGGTCCGATTCGATATAGGTCTTCAGGGGTTCGGATGGCATTTTTCTGCCTTTGGCTTCCTTCCGAATCCCGACAAAAGAAGCAAAAATGGGGAGATTTTGGAATTAGGTTTCGTCGGTATGGGAACCTCGCCGTTGCCTAATCCTCTGCTCAATCAAATCTGGGGGTGGACTCCGTCGGCTTGGATAACCGGTGCCGGTTTGGAAAGGGATCGGTCACTTTTTCCGACTAAACGTCCTGCGGGCGTTTTAGGAATGCAAAGCTCGTTCCGAATTTCGCATGTTAAATTAGGAATTCGAACTAGTTATATTGCCTTTCTACCGACGGAGAAGGAATCAAGAGGGGCATTGTCTAGTTCGAAGGAAATTTTTTCGAACTCCTTTCTGCGAGAGGGAGGACTTTCCTTCGGCTGGATTCCACCCGAATATCAAACATCCATCTTAGAATTAGAAGTGGGCGGTTTTGAATCCGATCCTTCTTTAGGGCTAAGAGAATGGTATCTACTATTAAAATTAGGATGGGTCCTATGA
- a CDS encoding phospholipase D-like domain-containing protein produces MMRTKIIPILGFLIHCAQDAKADFLAHWMDQSGYPAAYFSYPGRFTPPGKKREVRDVIIRLIEQTQSSLYFHIYSFDDPEIEEAILSAVKRGVRLEIMGEFGKTYPSSFYKYLRYWKGTGLQHTKVLVSDGKLVFIGTGNFTYYGLERDNNGYLLFNLRESEQEKFHSFLREEYPFPKLILRDLELWNSPNNGRIIQHILTESVRKAEQRAKFMIFDHYDPVLSLEFSLFNRRGGEIEGIYDRPVDPEGIQLSALDGVRILEDGNEDHLDDPSFGKGGLLHHKTMVLDSATLLTGSYNYSVSARDANREILMRTGHRNIVREFELEHLRVQKAANSLPTFRRDRENSKIYVNADRSGFCRVDSNEREFLLDIGGSWMHWKLYYKFGINEICKNIGNFETASMRLFGGKFEFPAEAASFFPFFLSDRFGNVLLSGSGSDNGKEFLSLLNKPLLFLRPEVFLLNESAWTWKNTDTRILETLSVGRSANSAWVIGRGKLPHKSNLISNGNLLRTNDSLSTSGAVLIDYDEFTVLFCFKSETSKLSWTEELMDAAYEITRPSSFSESNRRILDDADRSFFSLPGLPHRRRERLCSVGI; encoded by the coding sequence ATGATGCGGACAAAAATAATTCCGATACTGGGTTTTTTAATCCATTGTGCTCAGGATGCGAAGGCCGATTTCCTAGCTCATTGGATGGACCAGAGCGGTTATCCGGCCGCATATTTCTCCTACCCTGGTCGTTTCACTCCCCCAGGGAAAAAAAGGGAAGTCAGGGATGTGATTATACGTTTAATCGAGCAAACCCAATCCTCTCTTTACTTTCATATTTACTCATTTGATGATCCGGAAATCGAAGAGGCGATACTCTCGGCAGTAAAGCGAGGTGTACGTTTGGAAATCATGGGAGAATTCGGAAAAACCTATCCGAGCTCCTTTTACAAATACCTACGGTACTGGAAGGGAACCGGATTACAACATACTAAAGTCTTAGTTTCGGATGGAAAACTGGTATTTATTGGGACAGGCAATTTCACATATTACGGCCTGGAACGAGATAATAATGGATACTTATTATTCAATCTAAGAGAATCGGAACAGGAAAAATTTCATTCTTTTTTGCGGGAAGAATACCCTTTTCCGAAATTGATCCTTCGGGATTTGGAACTCTGGAATTCGCCCAATAACGGCAGAATCATTCAGCACATTCTAACCGAATCTGTTCGAAAAGCCGAGCAGCGGGCAAAATTCATGATTTTCGATCATTACGATCCGGTTTTAAGCCTTGAGTTTTCTCTTTTTAACAGGAGAGGAGGAGAGATCGAAGGCATCTATGATCGCCCGGTGGATCCGGAAGGAATTCAATTATCCGCACTCGATGGGGTGAGAATTTTAGAAGACGGTAATGAAGATCACCTCGACGATCCTTCTTTCGGCAAGGGGGGGCTATTGCATCATAAAACTATGGTATTGGATTCCGCAACCTTACTTACCGGATCCTATAATTATTCGGTAAGCGCCCGGGACGCAAATCGGGAAATTTTGATGCGGACTGGTCATAGGAATATAGTTAGAGAGTTCGAATTGGAACATTTGCGCGTTCAGAAAGCGGCAAACTCGCTGCCGACATTTCGCAGAGACCGGGAGAATTCCAAAATTTACGTAAACGCCGATCGTTCCGGATTTTGTCGCGTAGATTCGAATGAGCGGGAATTTCTGCTGGATATAGGGGGATCCTGGATGCACTGGAAATTATATTATAAATTTGGAATCAATGAAATCTGCAAAAATATCGGTAATTTTGAAACTGCCAGTATGAGGTTATTCGGAGGGAAATTCGAATTTCCGGCGGAAGCAGCTTCCTTTTTCCCGTTCTTTCTATCCGACAGGTTCGGAAACGTTTTGCTATCCGGGTCTGGATCGGATAACGGCAAAGAATTCTTATCACTTTTGAACAAACCTCTGCTCTTTCTTCGTCCGGAAGTATTTTTGCTAAACGAATCGGCATGGACCTGGAAAAATACGGATACTAGGATTCTTGAAACTCTTTCCGTAGGCCGCTCGGCAAATTCCGCATGGGTTATCGGAAGAGGGAAACTGCCGCATAAAAGTAACCTTATTTCAAACGGAAACCTGCTTCGAACGAACGATTCGTTATCCACAAGCGGCGCCGTATTAATCGATTACGATGAATTTACCGTATTGTTTTGCTTTAAGTCGGAGACATCCAAACTTTCCTGGACGGAGGAATTAATGGATGCCGCGTACGAGATAACTAGACCTTCCTCGTTTTCGGAAAGCAATCGACGTATCTTAGACGACGCCGATCGATCTTTTTTCTCACTTCCCGGATTGCCGCATCGAAGGAGAGAGCGCCTTTGCTCCGTCGGAATCTGA
- a CDS encoding glycosyltransferase translates to MKILYFSDTFLPKVDGVAISMRNFAELLAERGHEFLICCPKYGDGDFDRMGDRIRIERFRSGYLPSYPDIKVVLPSPAKIKRIIKEFQPDLVHIHTPGLLGLYGINATERYGIPSIGTYHTLMSEQDMYLSLYRLLKLDKLFMKVGKLNKRLRIKDLIKFEKFDRFNIRKKIILKITNNLYDRCDLIISPSHLIKKQLEEFGIKKPVAVISNGLDLSEFKGQPKKLEGSPKLLHVGRISYEKNCDVIINSFKLIKDSLPDASLTIVGDGPALASLKLQSEKLGIEKSVFFKGFIDRKDLPKEYPNYDLFLTASTMETQGLVILESIACGLPAVGVDSFAIPELIHNAKNGYIAKPFDVKDIAEKSVKILKDPELFAAFSIESIRIAQSHEIKACVDRMEDVYKAVAELKGKKKSPSLFNMIFSLDPFGLFG, encoded by the coding sequence ATGAAAATCCTTTATTTTTCGGACACATTCCTTCCTAAAGTCGACGGGGTCGCAATCTCCATGCGGAATTTCGCCGAGTTGCTTGCCGAGAGAGGACATGAATTTTTGATATGTTGTCCCAAATACGGAGACGGAGACTTCGATCGGATGGGGGACCGGATTCGCATCGAACGATTTCGTAGCGGATATTTGCCCAGCTATCCGGATATAAAGGTCGTTTTGCCTTCTCCTGCAAAAATCAAAAGAATTATCAAAGAATTTCAGCCGGACTTAGTTCATATTCACACTCCAGGCTTACTAGGCTTATATGGAATTAATGCTACGGAACGTTACGGAATTCCTAGTATAGGAACCTATCATACTTTGATGTCCGAGCAGGATATGTATTTGTCTTTATACAGACTTTTGAAGCTGGACAAACTGTTTATGAAAGTCGGCAAGCTTAATAAAAGACTGCGAATTAAGGATTTGATAAAATTTGAGAAGTTTGACAGATTCAATATTCGGAAAAAGATCATATTGAAGATTACGAACAATTTGTATGATAGATGCGATCTAATTATCTCTCCCTCCCATCTCATAAAAAAGCAGTTGGAAGAGTTCGGTATTAAAAAGCCGGTCGCAGTGATTTCTAACGGATTGGACCTATCCGAATTTAAAGGGCAGCCTAAAAAATTGGAAGGAAGCCCGAAGCTTCTGCACGTAGGGAGAATTTCTTACGAAAAAAACTGCGATGTAATCATCAATTCCTTTAAATTGATTAAGGATTCGCTTCCTGATGCGAGTTTGACGATCGTCGGCGACGGTCCTGCTCTTGCCTCCTTAAAATTGCAGTCGGAAAAACTCGGAATTGAAAAATCGGTCTTCTTTAAAGGGTTTATCGATCGGAAGGATTTACCGAAGGAATATCCGAACTATGATCTGTTTTTAACGGCATCAACTATGGAGACTCAAGGATTGGTGATTTTAGAATCGATAGCTTGCGGTTTGCCGGCGGTCGGCGTGGATTCTTTTGCCATTCCCGAATTGATCCACAACGCTAAAAACGGATACATAGCTAAACCGTTCGACGTGAAAGATATCGCGGAGAAGTCGGTTAAGATACTGAAAGATCCCGAGCTATTTGCCGCATTTTCGATCGAATCGATTCGAATCGCGCAAAGTCATGAAATTAAAGCCTGCGTGGATAGAATGGAAGATGTCTATAAAGCCGTTGCCGAATTGAAAGGTAAGAAAAAGAGTCCTTCGCTTTTTAATATGATTTTTTCACTCGACCCGTTCGGTTTATTCGGTTAA
- a CDS encoding glycosyltransferase family 9 protein produces the protein MNLLVLRFSAMGDVALMAPALIAVVAKYTNIQLTVVTRGNYAPFFYNIPNVHVIGINLKKYRGIMGLYRLFRELNKLGPYEKIVDLHSSVRSRFISLFFRLRGVPIFQIVKGRREKLRQIRRNRKVLRKLPHTVDRYLKVFDKAGYPASVRKGPWINVDPESKIFAKDFLLSRKIDKKEGLWVGYAPFAGHKLKEWPHEKSIALLKLLKEEFPNIRIFLFGSSQEASIMEEWRNGDQSMTIVSGGKLGIRGELGIMERMDVIIGMDSSNIHIAALLKRPVVALFGTTHPYSGFAPFGQEDTGVLQIEDLTCRPCSIYGNTTCFRKDFACMEWITPEDVIKRINVIININTLF, from the coding sequence ATGAACCTTCTTGTTCTTCGTTTTTCGGCAATGGGAGACGTTGCCCTAATGGCGCCGGCGCTAATAGCGGTCGTTGCGAAATATACGAATATCCAACTTACGGTCGTGACGCGAGGAAATTATGCGCCTTTTTTCTATAATATCCCGAACGTTCATGTAATCGGAATCAATCTAAAAAAATATAGAGGAATCATGGGCTTGTACCGATTATTTCGGGAGCTGAATAAGCTCGGCCCTTACGAGAAAATAGTCGATTTACACTCAAGCGTCAGATCTAGGTTTATCAGTTTATTTTTCCGCTTGAGGGGCGTTCCAATTTTTCAAATCGTGAAAGGCAGACGCGAAAAATTACGCCAGATTCGTAGGAATAGAAAAGTACTTCGAAAGCTCCCACATACCGTTGATAGATACTTGAAGGTATTCGATAAGGCGGGATATCCGGCTTCCGTTCGCAAAGGACCCTGGATAAACGTTGATCCCGAATCCAAGATTTTTGCAAAGGACTTCTTACTTTCCAGAAAGATCGACAAAAAGGAAGGGCTTTGGGTCGGATACGCACCGTTTGCCGGTCACAAATTAAAAGAATGGCCGCACGAAAAAAGCATCGCATTGCTTAAACTACTCAAGGAAGAATTTCCAAATATTAGGATTTTCTTATTCGGTTCGTCTCAGGAAGCATCCATTATGGAGGAATGGAGAAACGGCGATCAATCGATGACGATCGTCTCCGGAGGAAAACTCGGAATACGAGGAGAACTCGGAATCATGGAAAGAATGGACGTAATTATAGGAATGGATTCGTCCAACATTCACATCGCTGCCCTTTTAAAGCGCCCTGTCGTTGCTCTCTTCGGAACGACTCATCCCTATTCCGGTTTTGCACCTTTCGGTCAAGAAGATACCGGCGTTCTACAAATAGAGGATCTCACTTGTAGACCTTGCAGCATCTACGGAAATACGACGTGCTTTAGAAAGGACTTTGCGTGTATGGAGTGGATCACACCCGAGGATGTTATCAAGCGCATTAATGTGATCATAAACATCAATACGCTTTTCTAA
- a CDS encoding DUF4254 domain-containing protein, producing MHLDSASVVSIFQKSIQDWHASESLSKNPYPQTSLEYLFYKKNQIDTVQWHVEDEIRRPDLPDSNLVQFKRQIDALNQERTDTVELIDDFISSRFKDIPRKPDARMNSETPAWLIDRMSILELKIYHMEEQTRRTDATIAHIEACKTKLSILLEQRKDLSICLDEILDDLSKGVKYYKVYRQMKMYNDKNLNPSLYTNKA from the coding sequence ATGCACTTAGATTCAGCCTCCGTTGTTTCGATTTTTCAAAAATCCATCCAAGATTGGCATGCAAGCGAATCCTTATCAAAAAACCCCTATCCTCAAACCAGTTTAGAGTATCTTTTCTATAAAAAGAACCAGATTGATACCGTCCAGTGGCATGTCGAAGACGAAATCCGAAGACCGGATTTGCCGGACTCGAATCTAGTCCAGTTTAAGCGTCAAATAGACGCCTTAAACCAGGAAAGAACGGATACCGTAGAACTAATCGACGATTTTATTTCATCCAGGTTTAAGGATATTCCCCGTAAGCCGGATGCCCGCATGAATTCCGAGACGCCGGCCTGGCTAATCGATCGGATGAGCATTTTGGAGCTCAAAATCTATCATATGGAAGAGCAGACGCGTAGGACTGACGCGACCATTGCGCATATCGAAGCCTGTAAAACGAAGCTAAGCATTCTGCTAGAGCAAAGGAAAGATTTGTCGATTTGCCTAGATGAGATATTGGACGATCTTTCCAAGGGCGTGAAATATTATAAAGTATATCGTCAAATGAAAATGTACAACGATAAGAATCTCAATCCTTCTTTGTATACCAATAAAGCATGA
- a CDS encoding O-antigen ligase family protein yields MTEFLRKAHVFCLIATFSTIGVSVSISQAFLVLSFCFGFGHTLRSRPASNWFPKHLLFYLSVALFVWYFLDFLVHLLSGEDAFYFERAFNSELKDFFLFFGFLSVWFLKEEDIPKAFTGLVILFLVLIFTGIIGGFSPVRLSRLVSDLYKESSAYKFTHPLGTFAKIPLYISIGLMNTHLTFGGLLQFFSGFAVFRFLKDLGSENKKKILQSGLFLFLFAFVCLLNQARSSLIGAFCSISLATLHLFWIRKELPTSYLIRGGFAFLTISILLGLGLAFSPAGKKVLGPIFGKEKHTDSGRTFIWDSTFPLIAAHPIIGVGPGNYNRSIETVRMEHSETYPELAYFYEVTQKGHAHNDYFHFTSVFGVPSLLIYLSIAALFSFFLLQSRQPLNRLIFYYGIFGFFVSGLFQCYFQDDEVVILFWLIIGLFVRGEWKPSDSDGAKALSPSMRQSGK; encoded by the coding sequence ATGACCGAATTCTTACGTAAGGCACATGTATTTTGTCTAATTGCTACGTTCAGCACGATAGGAGTTTCCGTCAGCATAAGCCAAGCGTTTCTGGTACTGTCCTTCTGTTTCGGGTTCGGGCATACGCTTCGTTCTCGGCCGGCTTCTAACTGGTTCCCCAAACATCTTCTTTTTTATCTTTCTGTCGCCCTCTTTGTCTGGTATTTTCTAGATTTCCTAGTTCATCTCCTCTCGGGTGAAGATGCATTTTATTTTGAACGAGCGTTTAATAGCGAGCTAAAGGACTTTTTTCTATTTTTCGGATTCCTGTCAGTTTGGTTCTTAAAGGAAGAAGATATTCCCAAAGCATTTACTGGACTAGTGATTCTTTTTTTAGTATTAATTTTCACCGGAATCATAGGTGGATTTTCTCCCGTTCGATTGTCCAGATTAGTTAGCGATTTATACAAGGAGTCCAGCGCCTATAAATTTACGCATCCTCTCGGAACTTTTGCAAAGATTCCTTTGTATATATCCATCGGCCTAATGAATACACATTTGACGTTCGGCGGATTGCTCCAGTTCTTTTCCGGCTTTGCCGTATTTCGTTTTTTAAAGGATCTTGGATCGGAAAACAAAAAGAAAATTTTACAAAGCGGTCTCTTTTTGTTTCTCTTTGCTTTTGTTTGTCTACTAAATCAGGCCCGATCCAGCCTGATCGGCGCGTTCTGCTCGATCTCACTTGCTACATTACATTTATTCTGGATTCGTAAGGAATTGCCCACCTCGTATTTAATACGAGGTGGATTCGCTTTTCTGACGATTTCCATTTTACTGGGACTAGGCCTGGCCTTCAGTCCGGCGGGAAAAAAAGTGTTAGGACCAATCTTCGGAAAGGAAAAACATACGGACTCGGGCCGGACATTCATTTGGGATTCCACGTTTCCCCTAATCGCAGCCCATCCGATCATCGGAGTCGGACCGGGTAACTATAATCGATCCATCGAAACGGTTCGGATGGAACATTCCGAGACCTACCCGGAGTTGGCTTACTTTTATGAGGTTACCCAGAAAGGACATGCGCATAATGACTACTTTCATTTTACGTCCGTCTTCGGAGTTCCAAGCTTACTTATTTATTTATCGATTGCCGCCCTTTTTTCTTTTTTTCTTCTGCAATCCCGACAACCCTTGAATCGACTCATCTTTTACTACGGCATATTCGGATTCTTCGTTTCCGGACTGTTTCAATGTTATTTTCAAGACGATGAAGTCGTTATCCTATTTTGGCTTATCATCGGTCTATTCGTTCGCGGGGAATGGAAACCTTCAGATTCCGACGGAGCAAAGGCGCTCTCTCCTTCGATGCGGCAATCCGGGAAGTGA